A window of Deinococcus sp. HSC-46F16 contains these coding sequences:
- a CDS encoding carbohydrate ABC transporter permease, whose product MSLSLPGEAARPREARRRRGGREGSALTPYLYLLPFMALFLVFVVYPVGYGLFVSMHRWDLLAETRPFVGLEYYRNLFDPETPQSQFFWNSMKNTGFFTLVSVPLLIGTSLGLALLLHRPIFGRAFFRSVFFLPGILTVSVMGILWRWMFDNQIGLVNAVRTDLLGMQPLPFLSTEGLAWVPIIVGTVWWTIGFNMTLYLAGLGNISQSYYEAAEIDGATPWAKFRFITWPLLAPVTLFVFVTTVLASFQLFGQTLVITNGGPNRTTQSTIQYITEEAFSNNQFSSASAMAFLFGLVMLIFTYLQFRIMARDARGEN is encoded by the coding sequence ATGAGTCTCAGCCTGCCGGGAGAGGCGGCCCGCCCCCGCGAGGCCCGCCGCCGCCGGGGTGGGCGCGAGGGCAGCGCCCTGACGCCCTACCTGTACCTGCTGCCCTTCATGGCCCTCTTTCTGGTGTTCGTGGTGTACCCGGTGGGTTACGGCCTCTTCGTGAGCATGCACCGCTGGGACCTGCTGGCCGAGACGCGGCCCTTCGTGGGGCTGGAGTACTACCGCAACCTCTTCGACCCGGAGACGCCGCAGTCGCAGTTTTTCTGGAACTCGATGAAGAACACGGGCTTTTTCACGCTGGTGAGCGTGCCCCTCCTCATCGGCACGTCGCTGGGGTTGGCGCTGCTGCTGCATAGGCCCATCTTCGGGCGGGCCTTTTTCCGGTCGGTGTTCTTCCTGCCGGGCATCCTGACCGTCTCGGTGATGGGCATCCTGTGGCGCTGGATGTTCGACAACCAGATCGGGCTGGTGAACGCGGTGCGGACCGACCTGCTGGGCATGCAGCCGCTGCCCTTCCTCTCCACCGAGGGGCTGGCGTGGGTGCCCATCATCGTGGGGACGGTGTGGTGGACCATCGGCTTCAACATGACCCTGTACCTCGCGGGGCTGGGCAACATCTCGCAGAGCTACTACGAGGCTGCCGAGATCGACGGGGCGACTCCCTGGGCCAAGTTCCGCTTCATCACCTGGCCGCTGCTGGCCCCGGTCACCCTGTTCGTGTTCGTGACCACCGTGCTGGCGAGCTTCCAATTGTTCGGTCAGACGCTGGTCATTACCAACGGCGGCCCCAACCGCACCACCCAGAGCACGATTCAGTACATCACCGAGGAAGCCTTTTCCAACAACCAGTTCTCCAGCGCCTCCGCGATGGCGTTCCTGTTCGGGCTGGTGATGCTGATCTTTACCTACCTGCAATTCCGCATCATGGCGAGAGATGCCAGAGGGGAGAATTAG
- a CDS encoding ABC transporter substrate-binding protein, translated as MNRTLTVTALLLTAGLGGVAAAQTQTSYKGPKVTLTYLHGFTGADRPVMERLIAQFNAANPNIEVKAQAQPWGTTWQQLPSLVASGRAPDVVVINEDQITNFIARGAVSPLTNAELQAAGINKSRFYGPLFKTADYEGKSYGVPISSVAYVMFYNKDLMKKSGVTKVPTNRTELLAAARACTTDRNGRKPGQAGFDSKSLNTWGISLYNNWVGSRMAYAAILQNGGSLVDKNLNASFNSPQAVEAVQFLVDLVQKQNVARPNSTEEAELAAFSQGKVCFFPSGQWYLDRFEQQKMNFGVAFVPRIGTKQDAAWGGSSHMTLPKQRAGYDANKRRAALAFVNWMTSPTQNLAWTEAGSLPVMPAVANNKKFENRPIAGVFEKLGNIYATSGFPWGGQVLGPFDNAWANAYSGKQSVKAALDAGVSEANKQIQQARKTFQ; from the coding sequence ATGAACCGGACCCTTACTGTCACCGCCCTGCTGCTCACCGCCGGTCTCGGCGGAGTCGCCGCCGCCCAGACCCAGACCTCGTACAAGGGACCGAAAGTCACCCTGACCTATCTGCACGGCTTTACCGGCGCCGACCGCCCGGTGATGGAGCGCCTGATCGCGCAGTTCAACGCGGCCAACCCCAACATCGAGGTCAAGGCGCAGGCCCAGCCCTGGGGCACGACCTGGCAGCAGCTTCCCTCGCTGGTGGCCTCGGGCCGCGCGCCCGACGTGGTGGTCATCAACGAGGACCAGATCACCAACTTCATCGCGCGGGGGGCCGTCTCGCCCCTCACGAACGCGGAGCTGCAAGCGGCGGGCATCAACAAGTCGCGCTTCTACGGCCCGCTGTTCAAGACCGCCGACTACGAGGGCAAGTCCTACGGGGTGCCGATCTCCTCGGTCGCGTACGTCATGTTCTACAACAAGGACCTGATGAAGAAGTCGGGCGTGACCAAGGTGCCCACCAACCGCACCGAGCTGCTCGCGGCGGCGCGGGCCTGCACGACCGACCGCAATGGCCGCAAGCCGGGGCAAGCGGGCTTCGATTCCAAGAGCCTGAACACCTGGGGCATCAGCCTGTACAACAACTGGGTCGGCTCGCGCATGGCCTACGCCGCGATCCTGCAAAACGGCGGCTCGCTGGTGGACAAGAACCTCAATGCCAGCTTCAACTCGCCGCAGGCGGTCGAGGCGGTGCAGTTCCTCGTCGACCTCGTGCAAAAGCAGAACGTGGCCCGCCCCAACAGCACCGAGGAGGCCGAACTCGCGGCCTTCAGCCAGGGCAAGGTGTGCTTCTTTCCCTCGGGGCAGTGGTACCTCGACCGCTTCGAGCAGCAGAAGATGAACTTCGGGGTGGCCTTCGTCCCGCGCATCGGCACCAAGCAGGACGCGGCCTGGGGCGGCAGCAGCCACATGACGCTGCCCAAGCAGCGGGCCGGGTACGACGCCAACAAGCGCCGCGCCGCGCTGGCCTTTGTCAACTGGATGACCTCGCCCACCCAGAACCTCGCCTGGACGGAAGCCGGGAGCCTCCCGGTGATGCCCGCCGTGGCGAACAACAAGAAGTTCGAGAACCGGCCCATCGCGGGCGTGTTCGAGAAGCTGGGCAACATCTACGCGACCTCGGGCTTCCCCTGGGGCGGGCAGGTGCTCGGCCCCTTCGACAACGCCTGGGCCAACGCCTACAGCGGCAAGCAGAGCGTGAAGGCGGCGCTGGACGCCGGGGTCAGCGAGGCCAACAAGCAGATTCAGCAGGCCCGCAAGACCTTCCAGTAA
- a CDS encoding glycoside hydrolase family 43 protein gives MPDAARPRTYTNPVYPHYFADPFVLRHGDGYYAYGTSGRPHESGRVFEVLHSRDLLHWTPLGGALEPLGGENARDYWAPEVAFHAGEFYMYYSAGVGDKGHQLRVAVSGRPEGPFRDAGVILTPEDPFTIDASPFQDEDGEWYLYYARDFLDGERVGTALAVDRLEGMTRLAGEPRTVLRASNDWQIFRRSREMYGAVYDWYTLEGPFVVKRGGRYYCFYSGGAWEEPNYGVSWAVADHPLGPWTEPESDGPTLLRSVPGQVVGPGHNSVVTGPDGRDYLVYHAWDPAKTARRMCIDAIEWTPDGPRVDGPSFTPRPAPLPRQS, from the coding sequence ATGCCCGACGCTGCCCGGCCCCGCACCTATACCAACCCCGTCTACCCGCACTACTTCGCCGACCCCTTCGTGCTGCGTCACGGCGACGGCTATTACGCCTACGGCACCAGCGGGCGCCCCCACGAGTCGGGCCGCGTCTTCGAGGTGCTGCACTCGCGCGACCTGCTGCACTGGACGCCGCTGGGCGGGGCCTTGGAGCCCCTGGGAGGCGAGAATGCCCGCGACTACTGGGCGCCAGAGGTGGCCTTTCACGCGGGCGAGTTCTACATGTACTACTCGGCGGGGGTGGGCGATAAGGGCCACCAGCTCCGGGTCGCCGTCTCCGGGCGCCCCGAGGGTCCTTTCCGCGACGCCGGGGTCATCCTGACGCCGGAAGACCCCTTCACCATCGACGCCAGCCCCTTTCAGGACGAGGACGGGGAGTGGTACCTCTACTACGCCCGCGATTTCCTCGACGGGGAGCGGGTGGGCACCGCGCTCGCGGTAGACCGCCTGGAGGGGATGACCCGGCTGGCCGGGGAGCCCCGCACGGTGCTGCGGGCCAGCAACGACTGGCAGATTTTCCGGCGCAGCCGCGAGATGTACGGGGCCGTCTACGACTGGTACACGCTGGAAGGGCCGTTTGTGGTCAAGCGGGGCGGGCGTTACTACTGCTTCTATTCGGGCGGCGCGTGGGAGGAACCCAACTACGGCGTGTCCTGGGCGGTGGCCGACCATCCCCTCGGCCCCTGGACCGAGCCCGAGTCGGACGGTCCCACCCTGCTTCGCTCGGTGCCGGGCCAGGTGGTCGGCCCCGGCCACAACTCGGTGGTGACAGGTCCCGATGGGCGCGATTACCTCGTCTACCACGCCTGGGACCCGGCCAAGACGGCGCGGCGGATGTGCATCGACGCCATCGAGTGGACGCCGGACGGCCCCCGCGTGGACGGCCCCAGCTTCACCCCGCGCCCGGCCCCGCTGCCCCGTCAGAGTTGA
- a CDS encoding MFS transporter encodes MTAPADAAAALRFPEFRALLLSSTFSSLASRMLAVAIGYQVYELTRSPLALGLLGLVEAIPALGLALIGGHYADRLDRRSILLVTRLIFAACALGLALASRGADAGTVGVLFGLVFVAGVARGFGDPASSAFETRIVPASAFVNASAWLGSVGQATGIVGPALGGLLLASWSASGTYALIAGLTLTAWAALWRIAPKPQPAPPHRESMAESIRGGLRFVRRDPVILGSMALDLFAVLFGGVVALLPVFASDILGVGPRGLGLMLAAPAVGALLVMLWATRHPPLHNSGRTLLLGVAGFGVSIIVFALSRDFYLSLVALFFTGVFDGINMVIRKAILRLRTPDHLRGRVAAVSLLFIGSSNELGALESGVAASALGTVRSVWAGGLVTLLVVALVAWRVPALRSLHLGEAGPGDEGARPSPTPTPPRAPRQL; translated from the coding sequence ATGACCGCCCCCGCCGACGCTGCCGCCGCCCTGCGGTTCCCGGAGTTCCGGGCGCTGCTGCTCTCCTCCACCTTTTCCTCGCTCGCGAGCCGGATGCTGGCGGTCGCCATCGGGTATCAGGTGTACGAGCTGACCCGCAGCCCGCTCGCCCTGGGGCTGCTGGGGCTGGTGGAGGCGATCCCGGCGCTGGGGCTGGCCCTGATCGGCGGGCACTACGCCGACCGGCTGGACCGGCGCTCGATCCTGCTCGTCACCCGGCTGATCTTCGCGGCGTGTGCCCTGGGGCTGGCGCTGGCCTCGCGTGGGGCGGACGCGGGCACGGTGGGCGTGCTGTTCGGGCTGGTGTTCGTGGCGGGGGTGGCGCGGGGGTTCGGGGACCCGGCGTCGTCGGCGTTCGAGACGCGAATCGTTCCGGCCTCCGCCTTCGTGAATGCCTCGGCGTGGCTGGGCAGCGTGGGGCAGGCGACCGGAATCGTCGGCCCGGCACTGGGGGGCCTGCTGCTCGCCTCGTGGAGTGCGAGCGGCACCTACGCCCTGATCGCGGGGCTGACACTGACGGCATGGGCGGCGCTGTGGCGCATCGCGCCCAAGCCGCAGCCTGCTCCCCCCCATCGGGAGAGCATGGCCGAGAGCATCCGGGGCGGCCTGAGGTTCGTGCGGCGCGACCCGGTGATTCTGGGGTCGATGGCGCTGGACCTGTTCGCGGTGCTGTTCGGCGGGGTGGTGGCGCTGCTGCCGGTGTTCGCCTCCGACATCCTGGGGGTGGGGCCGCGCGGGTTGGGGCTGATGCTGGCGGCCCCGGCGGTGGGTGCCCTGCTGGTGATGCTGTGGGCCACCCGGCACCCGCCGCTGCACAACAGCGGGCGCACCCTGCTGCTGGGGGTGGCGGGGTTCGGGGTCAGCATCATCGTGTTCGCGCTGTCGCGGGATTTTTACCTGTCGCTGGTGGCCCTTTTTTTCACCGGGGTCTTTGACGGGATCAACATGGTGATTCGCAAGGCGATCCTGCGGCTGCGGACCCCGGACCACCTGCGGGGGCGGGTGGCGGCGGTCAGCCTGCTCTTTATCGGGTCGAGCAACGAACTCGGGGCGCTGGAAAGCGGCGTGGCTGCGAGTGCGCTGGGCACGGTGCGCTCGGTGTGGGCGGGCGGGCTGGTCACGCTCTTGGTGGTCGCCCTCGTCGCTTGGCGGGTGCCCGCGCTGCGCTCGCTGCACCTGGGCGAGGCCGGGCCGGGGGACGAGGGGGCGCGGCCCTCCCCCACCCCCACCCCGCCTAGGGCACCGCGTCAACTCTGA
- a CDS encoding M42 family metallopeptidase: MLPALRDRLRELCDIDAVSGDERPLLRFLRTALAGRVDEFQIDVAGNAYAVRRGPAPGPTVLIAAHTDEIGLMVKSIEPGGFLRFEKIGGVIDSLLPARAVRVRGVNGVIGMKSGHYQSEAERTQGRKASDLYIDLGSSSAAEVEALGVRVGDPVAFVSPLLEIGGQPHLVAGKAIDNRLGCAVLLALALGEAPAAGTIVYAFTAQEEVGLKGAKLAAERFCPDLALALDTMPTGDTPDMSEHRDLNVRLGAGPALQVMAGPGGRANLLHPGVRDFLEEVAGERGVPLQACTFSGGSNDSAAMAWAGLGIAAGSLTLPRRYSHSPLELADLRDAAGALEVLRGVVGRLPALPDFTFLPDDA; this comes from the coding sequence ATGCTCCCTGCCCTCCGCGACCGCCTGCGCGAGCTGTGCGACATCGACGCCGTCTCCGGCGACGAACGGCCCCTGCTGCGCTTCCTCCGCACCGCCCTCGCCGGTCGGGTGGACGAGTTCCAGATCGACGTGGCGGGGAACGCCTATGCCGTGCGGCGCGGCCCTGCCCCCGGCCCCACCGTTCTGATCGCCGCCCATACCGACGAAATCGGCCTGATGGTGAAAAGCATCGAACCCGGCGGCTTTCTCCGCTTCGAGAAGATCGGCGGCGTGATCGACAGCCTGCTTCCCGCGCGGGCGGTGCGGGTGCGGGGCGTGAACGGCGTGATCGGCATGAAATCCGGCCACTACCAGTCGGAAGCCGAGCGCACCCAGGGCCGCAAAGCGAGCGACCTCTACATCGACCTGGGTTCCTCCAGTGCCGCCGAGGTGGAAGCCCTGGGCGTGCGGGTCGGGGACCCGGTCGCCTTTGTCAGCCCCCTGCTGGAGATCGGCGGCCAGCCCCACCTCGTCGCGGGAAAGGCCATCGACAACCGCCTGGGCTGCGCGGTGCTGCTGGCGCTGGCGCTGGGCGAGGCACCCGCCGCCGGAACGATTGTCTACGCCTTCACCGCCCAGGAGGAGGTGGGCCTCAAGGGCGCGAAGCTTGCCGCCGAGCGTTTCTGCCCCGACCTCGCCCTCGCGCTGGACACCATGCCCACCGGGGATACGCCCGACATGAGCGAACACCGTGACCTGAATGTGCGGCTGGGCGCGGGTCCGGCGTTGCAGGTCATGGCCGGTCCGGGGGGCCGGGCGAACCTGCTGCACCCCGGCGTGCGCGACTTTCTGGAAGAAGTGGCCGGGGAGCGCGGAGTACCGTTGCAAGCCTGCACCTTCAGCGGCGGCTCCAACGACTCCGCCGCGATGGCCTGGGCCGGGCTGGGGATCGCGGCCGGGTCGCTGACCCTCCCCAGGCGTTACTCGCACTCACCCCTCGAACTCGCCGACCTGCGCGACGCCGCAGGCGCCCTGGAGGTGCTGCGCGGGGTGGTGGGGCGGCTGCCTGCCCTCCCCGACTTCACCTTTCTCCCCGATGACGCCTGA
- a CDS encoding NAD(P)-dependent alcohol dehydrogenase, translated as MLAARFHAFGGPEILRVEEIPWPWPSRDEVLVRVGASSVNGSDLRVRAGGGPAALAVRRPYTTGLDVAGVVVGVGPRVTAFEPGERVFGLLGHGGGGAAEYVTVPQSRLAHLPDRLDWAEAAAIPLSGLTALQALREGAALHRRPGARVLVYGAAGGIGSFAVGLARHFGAVVTGVARAAKLDFVRALGADEVHDAADLDLGRGERTWDVIFDTPPALDFARVRASLAPGGVYVTTQPFPLRPAELAASLGGPPGPRPRFAAVRTQERSPDLAFLARLVASGELRVPLDRTFPLAQIADAHRHVEGPQARGKTVVQVSP; from the coding sequence ATGCTCGCAGCCCGGTTTCATGCGTTCGGCGGCCCCGAGATCCTGCGGGTCGAGGAAATTCCCTGGCCCTGGCCCAGCCGTGACGAGGTGCTGGTCCGGGTCGGGGCCTCCAGCGTCAACGGCTCGGACCTGCGGGTCCGGGCGGGCGGCGGTCCCGCAGCCCTGGCGGTGCGCCGCCCCTACACCACCGGACTCGACGTGGCGGGGGTGGTGGTGGGCGTGGGGCCACGGGTCACGGCCTTCGAGCCCGGCGAGCGCGTCTTCGGGCTGCTGGGGCACGGGGGCGGCGGCGCGGCGGAATACGTGACCGTGCCGCAGTCGCGCCTGGCCCACCTGCCGGACAGGCTGGACTGGGCCGAAGCCGCGGCCATTCCACTGTCGGGCCTCACCGCCCTCCAGGCCCTGCGGGAAGGCGCCGCGCTCCACCGCCGCCCCGGTGCCCGCGTGCTGGTCTACGGGGCGGCGGGGGGCATCGGCTCCTTCGCCGTCGGGCTCGCGCGGCATTTCGGCGCCGTGGTGACGGGCGTCGCCCGCGCGGCCAAGCTGGACTTCGTGCGGGCGTTGGGGGCCGACGAGGTGCATGACGCGGCGGACCTCGACCTGGGCCGGGGGGAGCGCACCTGGGACGTGATCTTCGACACGCCGCCCGCCCTCGACTTCGCGCGGGTGCGGGCCAGCCTCGCTCCGGGCGGGGTCTACGTGACCACCCAGCCCTTCCCGCTGCGCCCCGCCGAACTTGCCGCGAGTCTGGGTGGCCCCCCCGGCCCCCGCCCCCGCTTCGCCGCCGTGCGCACCCAGGAGCGCTCGCCCGACCTCGCCTTCCTGGCCCGGCTCGTCGCCTCGGGCGAGCTGCGCGTGCCGCTGGACCGCACCTTTCCCCTGGCCCAGATCGCGGACGCCCACCGCCACGTGGAGGGGCCACAGGCGCGGGGCAAAACGGTGGTGCAGGTTTCCCCCTGA
- a CDS encoding KGG domain-containing protein, with amino-acid sequence MTQNQDKAPQRPGRGFAGMDPQRRQDIAREGGRAAHRSGNAHQFTSEEARAAGRKGGRAVSEDRRHMAEIGRRGGVAAGRGGTPQDEASLKPEGGE; translated from the coding sequence ATGACCCAGAATCAGGACAAGGCGCCGCAGAGGCCTGGGCGCGGCTTTGCCGGGATGGACCCGCAGCGCCGCCAGGACATCGCCCGTGAGGGGGGCCGCGCTGCCCACCGCAGCGGCAACGCGCACCAGTTCACCTCGGAAGAAGCCCGCGCCGCCGGGCGCAAGGGGGGCCGCGCCGTCAGCGAGGACCGCCGCCACATGGCCGAAATCGGCCGCCGGGGCGGCGTCGCGGCGGGTCGGGGGGGGACCCCACAGGATGAAGCTTCCCTCAAGCCCGAGGGCGGTGAATGA
- a CDS encoding EAL domain-containing protein, producing the protein MITAEAGSAAGGLYLHAASQHVRRRLSAWLAALGLSHERRPEGPLVTADAFGTLPALLDMFSPTERADLFAAPCRTDGSPDAWQMAPLERWVQRLDSGWFFGASERLRFHLQPIVALRGGEVYGYEALVRAEGEGGAGLIGAGPLLQAACTHGQARAFDAQARRGAIRQIYPQLAPGQVLFINFAPGVVYNPDVCLQTTFQTCREVGADFSRLLFEVTESEAFPDLGLLRRILDRYRAEGAQVALDDLGAGHTSLTYLAELRPDVVKLDRALISGLHGSDRRTPLVLALVEYAHDLGIRVVAEGIETETELRLVRELGADYAQGYFLGRPAPLPAGVTPDAARVWEKG; encoded by the coding sequence GTGATCACGGCGGAGGCCGGGTCAGCCGCTGGCGGCCTGTACCTGCATGCCGCCTCCCAGCATGTGCGGCGGCGCCTGAGCGCGTGGCTCGCCGCCCTGGGGCTCTCCCACGAGCGGCGGCCCGAAGGCCCGCTGGTGACGGCGGACGCGTTCGGCACCCTGCCCGCCTTGCTGGACATGTTCTCACCCACCGAACGCGCCGACCTCTTCGCCGCGCCCTGCCGGACCGACGGGTCGCCCGACGCCTGGCAGATGGCGCCGCTGGAGCGCTGGGTACAGCGGCTGGACAGCGGTTGGTTTTTCGGGGCGAGCGAGCGGCTGCGTTTTCACCTGCAACCCATCGTGGCCCTGCGTGGGGGCGAGGTCTACGGTTACGAGGCGCTGGTGCGGGCCGAGGGAGAGGGCGGCGCGGGGCTGATCGGGGCGGGGCCGCTGCTGCAAGCCGCGTGTACCCACGGGCAGGCCCGCGCCTTTGACGCCCAGGCCCGGCGCGGAGCGATTCGGCAGATCTACCCGCAGCTCGCGCCGGGGCAGGTGCTGTTTATCAACTTCGCGCCCGGCGTGGTCTACAACCCCGACGTGTGCCTGCAAACCACCTTTCAGACCTGCCGGGAGGTGGGCGCCGACTTCTCGCGCCTGCTGTTCGAGGTCACCGAGAGCGAGGCCTTTCCCGACCTCGGCCTGCTGCGGCGCATCCTCGACCGCTACCGCGCCGAGGGGGCGCAGGTGGCCCTCGACGACCTGGGAGCCGGGCACACCAGCCTGACGTACCTCGCCGAGCTGCGCCCCGACGTGGTCAAGCTCGACCGCGCCCTGATCAGCGGGCTGCACGGCAGCGACCGCCGCACGCCGCTGGTGCTCGCCCTGGTCGAGTACGCCCACGACCTCGGCATCCGGGTGGTCGCCGAAGGCATCGAGACCGAAACCGAGCTGCGGCTCGTGCGTGAGCTCGGGGCCGACTACGCCCAGGGCTACTTTCTGGGCCGTCCCGCCCCGCTGCCTGCCGGGGTGACCCCGGACGCCGCCCGGGTGTGGGAGAAGGGGTGA
- a CDS encoding diguanylate cyclase domain-containing protein yields MKCPAGPLPPEPAPPALGGGGLPDELPGELLWRVLDTADIGLLVTDAQRRILYVNETFTRETGYSLAEARGRTCRFLQGPATDPADVLAMRAALDRGEPFSRVVVNYRKDGRLLHYRLRVRPLREEGQVRYFVGVQEDFTEAHAAQRQLERWAYLDGLTGLGNRRAFDEALAGYLARREPVRLVLLDLNDFKRVNDERGHLAGDALLGEVARCLARQVPLPGTAYRLGGDEFAALLPPAPSPLEPSLEAALTELDGGALRAAVGWASFPDEATDAPALFQLADRRLYARKPRRGRVSRRPGGQEPA; encoded by the coding sequence GTGAAGTGCCCTGCCGGGCCGCTCCCGCCCGAACCCGCCCCCCCGGCCCTGGGAGGCGGCGGGCTGCCGGACGAGTTGCCGGGCGAGCTGCTGTGGCGGGTGCTCGACACCGCCGACATCGGCCTGCTGGTCACCGACGCCCAGCGGCGCATCCTCTACGTCAACGAGACCTTTACCCGGGAAACGGGGTACTCGCTCGCCGAGGCCCGGGGCCGCACCTGCCGCTTTCTTCAGGGTCCGGCCACCGATCCCGCCGACGTGCTGGCGATGCGTGCGGCCCTCGACCGGGGCGAACCCTTCTCGCGGGTGGTGGTGAACTACCGCAAGGACGGCCGCCTGCTGCACTACCGCCTGCGGGTGCGGCCGCTGCGCGAGGAAGGGCAGGTGCGTTACTTCGTGGGCGTTCAAGAAGACTTCACGGAGGCGCACGCCGCCCAGCGCCAGTTGGAGCGCTGGGCCTACCTCGACGGCCTGACCGGGCTGGGCAACCGCCGCGCCTTTGACGAGGCGCTCGCGGGCTACCTGGCCCGGCGCGAGCCCGTGCGGCTGGTGCTGCTCGACCTCAACGACTTCAAGCGGGTCAATGACGAGCGCGGGCACCTCGCCGGGGACGCGCTGCTGGGCGAGGTGGCCCGCTGCCTCGCCCGGCAGGTGCCCCTGCCCGGCACCGCCTACCGCCTCGGCGGCGACGAGTTCGCCGCACTGCTGCCCCCTGCCCCGTCCCCGCTGGAACCCTCCCTGGAAGCGGCCCTCACCGAACTCGACGGCGGCGCCCTGCGGGCGGCGGTGGGGTGGGCCAGCTTTCCCGACGAGGCCACCGACGCGCCCGCCCTCTTTCAGCTCGCCGACAGGCGCCTGTACGCCCGCAAGCCGCGGCGCGGGCGCGTGTCCCGGCGCCCCGGAGGCCAGGAGCCAGCCTGA
- a CDS encoding iron chelate uptake ABC transporter family permease subunit — protein sequence MIPPGPRGVPGAGRVGALWLVGAFGVLLPALVLAVTRGSVTVSLAQLVQVLRGGGSDLARTVILDLWLPRALLAAVVGGNLAVAGVLLQSALRNPLGDPHLVGVSAGAGLAFSFFAGSFAALALSAFAGALLSAVTVYALAYSEDAQPLRLILGGKSTLLRLLARQLVPRGGAVLLEGRDLARLGRRGREAARSLGLLPQAPALPEAVTVRELVARGRFPHRGLLAGGGASDRDLVEQALRDTGITHLAEREVHGLSGGERQRAWIAMALVQQPRVLLLDEPTTYLDLAHAHEALGLLQRLATGRGMTLLMVLHDLSQASRFATRVVALRGGQVVTQGRPAEVITPPFLREVYGLDARVLPDPETGTLLIIPRS from the coding sequence GTGATCCCGCCAGGCCCGCGCGGTGTCCCGGGCGCGGGCCGGGTCGGCGCGCTGTGGCTGGTGGGGGCCTTCGGGGTGCTCCTCCCCGCGCTGGTCCTGGCGGTCACGCGGGGGTCGGTGACCGTCTCCCTCGCGCAACTCGTGCAGGTCCTGCGCGGGGGCGGGAGTGACCTCGCCCGCACCGTGATTCTGGACCTGTGGCTGCCCCGGGCGCTGCTCGCGGCGGTGGTGGGCGGCAACCTCGCGGTCGCCGGGGTGCTGTTGCAATCGGCGCTGCGCAACCCGCTGGGCGATCCCCACCTCGTCGGCGTGAGCGCGGGAGCGGGGCTGGCGTTCTCGTTTTTCGCGGGGAGCTTCGCGGCACTGGCCCTCAGTGCCTTTGCCGGGGCGCTGCTCAGCGCGGTCACCGTGTACGCGCTGGCCTACAGCGAGGACGCCCAGCCCCTGCGCTTGATTCTGGGCGGCAAAAGCACGCTGCTGCGGCTGCTGGCCCGGCAGCTCGTGCCGCGCGGGGGCGCCGTGCTGCTGGAGGGCCGCGACCTCGCCCGGCTGGGACGGCGGGGGCGGGAGGCGGCGCGGTCGCTGGGCCTGCTGCCGCAAGCGCCCGCCCTGCCGGAAGCCGTGACCGTCCGTGAACTCGTGGCGCGGGGCCGCTTTCCGCACCGGGGGCTGCTGGCGGGAGGTGGGGCAAGCGACCGGGACCTCGTCGAGCAGGCGCTGCGGGACACCGGCATCACCCACCTCGCGGAACGGGAGGTCCACGGCCTCTCGGGCGGCGAGCGGCAGCGGGCCTGGATCGCCATGGCGCTGGTGCAGCAGCCGCGCGTGCTGCTGCTCGACGAGCCCACGACCTACCTCGACCTCGCCCACGCGCACGAGGCCCTGGGGCTGCTTCAGCGCCTCGCCACCGGGCGCGGAATGACCCTGCTGATGGTCCTGCACGACCTCTCGCAGGCCAGCCGCTTCGCCACGCGGGTGGTCGCCCTGCGGGGCGGGCAGGTGGTCACCCAGGGCCGCCCCGCCGAGGTGATCACGCCGCCCTTCCTGCGGGAGGTGTACGGGCTCGACGCCCGCGTCCTCCCGGACCCGGAGACCGGGACCCTGCTGATCATTCCGCGTTCCTGA